A single window of Deltaproteobacteria bacterium DNA harbors:
- a CDS encoding MBL fold metallo-hydrolase produces the protein MDTSAPIRIRYVRASCVWIEWDGAHILTDPWFAPRMRGLPVFVRPCVRPGELPPLDLVLASHYHPDHFDRRAMRELRHEVARLVVPPPPPGVLDGVRANRIAVLGDGNVFEDGEFTIRAFRVFHSGFELGYLIARRGQSVFFGGDARYTDVFARIGAAHRVDIALLPCGGTEIVGRRIVMNPLDCVQAAIDLRCRSLVPIHEGGEWMSVPPLSHHPGRAAQVADFATRSGAPFRTVVIRPGEVRAFGTGGLPVELA, from the coding sequence ATGGACACGAGCGCGCCGATCCGCATCCGCTACGTCCGCGCATCGTGCGTGTGGATCGAGTGGGACGGCGCGCACATCCTCACCGATCCGTGGTTCGCGCCGCGCATGAGGGGGCTGCCCGTCTTCGTGCGCCCGTGCGTGCGGCCGGGCGAATTGCCGCCGCTCGATCTCGTGCTCGCGAGCCACTACCACCCCGACCATTTCGACCGCCGCGCGATGCGCGAATTGCGCCACGAGGTCGCTCGACTCGTCGTTCCTCCACCACCGCCGGGCGTGCTCGACGGCGTGCGTGCAAACCGCATCGCCGTACTGGGCGACGGGAACGTCTTCGAGGACGGTGAATTCACGATCCGCGCGTTTCGCGTCTTTCATTCGGGCTTCGAACTCGGCTATCTGATCGCGCGTCGCGGCCAGTCGGTTTTCTTCGGCGGCGATGCGCGCTACACGGATGTCTTCGCGCGCATCGGCGCGGCGCATCGCGTCGACATCGCCCTGTTGCCCTGTGGAGGAACCGAGATCGTGGGACGGCGTATCGTGATGAACCCGCTCGACTGCGTGCAGGCGGCGATCGACCTGCGCTGCCGCTCGCTGGTGCCGATCCACGAGGGCGGCGAGTGGATGAGCGTGCCGCCACTCTCCCACCACCCCGGCCGCGCCGCGCAGGTCGCCGACTTCGCAACGCGCTCCGGCGCGCCGTTTCGCACGGTGGTGATCCGCCCCGGCGAGGTGCGCGCCTTCGGCACCGGCGGCCTGCCCGTGGAACTCGCATGA
- a CDS encoding patatin-like phospholipase family protein has product MGITFVQKSDLAIKRPHAKVALVLAGGAISGGSYTLAGLKALNNLMINKDVTDFDIFVGLSAGAFIAAPVAHGISVEELLKSLDGRSNIISQLKPLDFYNPNISEYISKPLELVYDGTTAAPRFAINLVTGLFNPEHRYWSTLARFLRKPNWRRTDDLMKVLTRVTMASSHVSSPLKYLPSGVFDNRSLERYIRKNFERNNRKNDFAELYYRRRKALYITAMNLDSADRVVFGHDEDNSLTISEAVQASTALPGFFKPARIKGHEYLDGGVTTTANIDVAIDHGAELVIVYNPFRPLHNRLLIRYYKEMGTYLADKKYLSDGGFFAVLNQAFRALLHYRLEHALLRYAQNPAFRGDIILIEPDIHDITFFDINPVAFWERGKAAEHGFISVKESIEEHFGRVKQILGAYGIETTMAFIDEDAKKIQATPYDETVISVLGKERAKRDIRLAM; this is encoded by the coding sequence ATGGGAATCACCTTCGTCCAGAAGAGCGACTTGGCCATCAAGCGTCCCCACGCCAAGGTCGCCCTCGTCCTCGCCGGCGGCGCCATCTCGGGCGGATCCTATACGCTGGCCGGGCTCAAGGCCCTCAACAACCTGATGATCAACAAAGACGTGACCGACTTCGACATCTTCGTCGGTCTGTCCGCGGGGGCGTTCATCGCCGCGCCGGTGGCCCACGGCATCTCGGTCGAGGAGCTGCTCAAGAGCCTCGACGGACGCAGCAACATCATCAGCCAGCTCAAGCCCCTCGACTTCTACAACCCGAACATCTCGGAATACATCAGCAAGCCGCTCGAACTCGTCTACGACGGCACAACCGCCGCGCCGCGCTTCGCCATCAACCTCGTCACGGGGCTGTTCAATCCGGAGCACCGCTACTGGTCGACCCTCGCGCGCTTCCTTCGCAAGCCCAACTGGCGCCGCACCGACGACCTGATGAAGGTGCTCACGCGCGTGACCATGGCCAGCTCGCACGTGTCGAGCCCGCTCAAGTACCTGCCGTCGGGCGTCTTCGACAACCGCTCCCTCGAGCGATACATCCGCAAGAATTTCGAACGCAACAACCGCAAGAACGACTTCGCCGAGCTGTACTACCGCCGGCGCAAGGCGCTCTACATCACGGCGATGAACCTCGACTCCGCGGACCGCGTGGTCTTCGGGCACGACGAGGACAACAGCCTGACGATCAGCGAGGCGGTGCAGGCGAGCACGGCGCTGCCCGGCTTCTTCAAACCCGCGCGCATCAAGGGCCACGAGTACCTCGACGGCGGCGTCACGACCACGGCGAACATCGACGTGGCGATCGACCACGGCGCGGAACTCGTCATCGTCTACAATCCGTTCCGCCCGCTGCACAACCGCCTGCTCATCCGCTACTACAAGGAGATGGGCACTTACCTCGCCGACAAGAAATACCTGTCCGACGGCGGGTTTTTCGCGGTGCTCAATCAGGCGTTCCGCGCGCTGCTGCACTACCGGCTCGAACACGCGCTACTGCGTTACGCGCAAAACCCGGCGTTTCGCGGCGACATCATCCTCATCGAGCCCGACATCCACGACATCACGTTCTTCGACATCAATCCGGTCGCGTTCTGGGAGCGCGGCAAGGCGGCCGAGCACGGCTTTATCTCGGTCAAGGAATCGATCGAAGAGCACTTCGGCCGCGTCAAGCAGATTCTCGGCGCGTACGGCATCGAGACCACAATGGCGTTCATCGACGAGGACGCGAAGAAGATCCAGGCGACGCCCTACGACGAAACCGTCATCAGCGTCCTCGGCAAGGAGCGCGCGAAGCGCGATATCCGCCTGGCGATGTAG